In Rutidosis leptorrhynchoides isolate AG116_Rl617_1_P2 chromosome 2, CSIRO_AGI_Rlap_v1, whole genome shotgun sequence, one genomic interval encodes:
- the LOC139888715 gene encoding uncharacterized protein, with translation MVYPKTKKEVQSLSERLAALTRFLSRAADRSLPFMRVLKSCLNKKDFMWMEEVDTAFQDVKRLLKELPTLTAPVAGETLILYMAASVEAISLVLIAERNEVTQTLFSSASKFGFNRSTNKTDFETSIVVRTLAKWVVELGEYEINFSPRHAFKGKILADFLLETTEKVDHSQNVKISNYMWEVHTDGASSEEGVGAGLVLTSPEGEEHTYALKFCFYASNNEAEYEALLFDLRIGSEMGINHLRAYVDSQIVAQQVNGAFEAKDISMKRYLQLIEKISKNFETLKVVQISRNKNKKADVLSKLATLTFDHLHKKVFVEVLKDKSIDEKVVVATVEEGGSC, from the exons ATGGTATATCCAAAAACAAagaaagaagtgcaaagtttgagcGAAAGATTGGCAGCCTTAACTAGGTTTTTATCCAGAGCAGCAGACCGATCATTACCATTCATGAGGGTCTTAAAAAGCTGTTTAAACAAAAAAGATTTTATGTGGATGGAAGAGGTTGATACAGCTTTTCAGGATGTTAAGAGACTCTTAAAAGAATTGCCTACCTTAACTGCACCAGTAGCAGGAGAAACATTAATTCTATATATGGCAGCGTCGGTGGAAGCCATTAGTTTAGTTTTAATCGCAGAACGGAATGAG GTGACTCAGACATTATTTTCTAGCGCATCCAAATTTGGTTTTAACAGATCAACCAATAAAACAGATTTTGAAACATCCATTGTCGTCAGGACGTTAGCAAAATGGGTAGTCGAGTTAGGAGAATATGAAATAAATTTCTCACCACGACATGCATTTAAAGGGAAAATTTTAGCAGATTTCCTTCTGGAAACAACTGAAAAAGTGGATCATTCACAAAATGTCAAAATCAGCAATTATATGTGGGAAGttcatactgatggtgcatcaagtGAGGAGGGAGTTGGTGCAGGATTAGTGCTTACCAGCCCAGAAGGAGAAGAACATACATATGCACTTAAGTTTTGTTTTTATGCATCTAATAATGAAGCAGAATACGAGGCATTACTTTTCGACCTCCGCATAGGGTCTGAGATGGGAATAAATCATTTGCGTGCCTATGTAGATTCTCAGATTGTTGCACAGCAGGTTAATGGAGCATTTGAAGCAAAAGATATTTCAATGAAACGATATTTGCAATTGATTGAAAAGATTTCCAAAAATTTTGAAACATTGAAAGTTGTGCAAATAtcaagaaataaaaacaaaaaagcaGACGTGTTGAGCAAATTAGCAAcattaacatttgatcatttgcatAAGAAAGTTTTTGTGGAAGTGTTGAAAGATAAGTCAATTGATGAAAAAGTGGTAGTAGCAACAGTTGAAGAAGGGGGATCGTGTTAG